One genomic window of Gallaecimonas sp. GXIMD4217 includes the following:
- a CDS encoding alpha/beta fold hydrolase, with protein MNWMKEAELASAYRKEIDPFWRQGREGTLVADDGLGLHYRLFEPAGAETLVVISAGRTESVIKYQELIFELGRRGLAVAVLDHRGQGLSGRESHDGNHGHVRSFDHYVTDFRLFMEQVVKPLGYRRHWLLAHSMGGCIAALYLARHSHPFERCVMSAPMFAIHTHPFPRWLAKAMTRLQSRHHQRLGRPGYVITGKAYARLPFEDNRLTHSRVRFEHYQDWYEEYTEAQLGAPTAHWLDAAFGAMAEAIALAPKIGIPVLVLIAGEDRIVARDGQDAFLAGLQDGQGRIIEGAWHELLVEADAYRDQALSLAWSFLNEA; from the coding sequence ATGAACTGGATGAAAGAAGCCGAGCTGGCCTCGGCCTACCGCAAAGAGATAGACCCCTTTTGGCGCCAGGGCCGGGAAGGCACCCTGGTGGCCGACGACGGCCTTGGCCTTCATTACCGCCTGTTCGAGCCGGCCGGCGCCGAGACCCTGGTGGTGATCAGTGCCGGCCGTACCGAGAGCGTGATCAAGTACCAGGAGCTGATCTTCGAGCTGGGCCGCAGGGGCCTGGCGGTGGCGGTGCTGGATCACCGCGGCCAGGGCCTGTCGGGACGGGAGTCCCACGACGGCAACCATGGCCATGTGCGCAGCTTCGACCACTATGTCACCGACTTCCGGCTGTTCATGGAGCAGGTGGTGAAGCCCCTGGGCTATCGCCGCCACTGGCTGCTGGCTCACTCCATGGGCGGCTGTATCGCCGCCCTCTACCTGGCCAGGCACAGCCACCCCTTCGAGCGCTGCGTGATGTCGGCGCCCATGTTCGCCATCCACACCCATCCCTTTCCCCGCTGGCTGGCCAAGGCCATGACCCGGCTGCAGAGCCGCCACCACCAGCGCCTGGGCCGGCCTGGCTATGTGATCACCGGCAAGGCCTATGCGCGGTTGCCCTTCGAGGACAACCGCCTGACCCATTCCAGGGTGCGCTTCGAGCATTACCAGGACTGGTACGAGGAATATACCGAGGCCCAGCTGGGCGCTCCCACGGCCCACTGGCTGGACGCCGCCTTTGGCGCCATGGCCGAGGCCATTGCCCTGGCGCCAAAGATAGGGATCCCGGTGCTGGTGTTGATCGCCGGCGAGGACAGGATAGTGGCCAGGGATGGTCAGGATGCCTTCCTGGCGGGACTGCAAGACGGGCAGGGCCGGATCATCGAAGGGGCCTGGCATGAGCTGCTGGTGGAGGCGGACGCCTATCGCGATCAGGCGCTGTCGCTGGCCTGGTCCTTCCTGAACGAGGCCTAG
- a CDS encoding TraB/GumN family protein codes for MQKYIISLILLIVLAPLPSNAAPALWQVGSPQGQFLLLGSIHVGKQSTAAELEAILARHQVDKVVMEVSPATMDMASMQQAMARYGLLPPGQSLDGQLSPTTWTLFKNHSQAVGLPWQAMQQQRPWLAALGLMQQALQQQGFRPELGTEMQLLTLLGDRDIAGLESLERQYRALASIDRYADTMLEETLKEIGQLDQQLSPLLQAWHQGDIQALKGLCPLAKGAEPAVRHLHEETLAKRNREWLPRLKALDGKNTLVVVGMAHIICEDGLLEMLRGQQLEVERLQ; via the coding sequence ATGCAAAAGTACATTATCTCACTGATTCTTCTCATAGTTCTGGCGCCGCTGCCGTCCAATGCGGCGCCGGCCCTGTGGCAGGTCGGCTCCCCCCAGGGGCAGTTCCTGCTGTTGGGTTCCATCCACGTCGGCAAGCAGAGCACGGCCGCCGAGCTCGAGGCGATACTGGCCAGGCACCAGGTAGACAAGGTGGTGATGGAGGTCAGCCCCGCCACCATGGACATGGCCAGCATGCAGCAGGCCATGGCCCGCTACGGCCTGCTGCCGCCGGGCCAGTCCCTGGACGGCCAGCTCAGCCCCACCACCTGGACCCTGTTCAAGAACCATAGCCAGGCCGTTGGCCTGCCCTGGCAGGCCATGCAGCAGCAACGGCCCTGGCTGGCGGCCCTCGGCCTGATGCAGCAGGCCCTGCAGCAGCAGGGCTTCCGCCCCGAGCTGGGCACCGAAATGCAGTTGCTGACGCTGCTGGGCGACAGGGACATTGCCGGCCTGGAAAGCCTGGAGCGCCAGTATCGGGCCCTGGCCAGCATCGACCGCTATGCCGACACCATGCTCGAGGAGACCCTAAAGGAGATCGGCCAGCTGGATCAGCAGCTTTCGCCCCTGCTCCAGGCCTGGCACCAGGGCGACATCCAGGCCCTGAAGGGACTCTGCCCCCTGGCCAAGGGCGCGGAGCCGGCGGTCAGGCACCTCCATGAGGAAACCCTGGCCAAGCGCAACCGCGAGTGGCTGCCCAGGCTCAAGGCCCTGGATGGCAAAAATACCCTGGTGGTGGTGGGCATGGCCCATATCATCTGTGAAGACGGCCTGCTGGAGATGTTGCGCGGCCAGCAACTGGAGGTCGAAAGGCTGCAATGA